The following proteins are encoded in a genomic region of Mustela erminea isolate mMusErm1 chromosome 3, mMusErm1.Pri, whole genome shotgun sequence:
- the MED7 gene encoding mediator of RNA polymerase II transcription subunit 7: protein MGEPQQVSALPPPPMQYIKEYTDENIQEGLAPKPPPPIKDSYMMFGNQFQCDDLIIRPLESQGIERLHPMQFDHKKELRKLNMSILINFLDLLDILIRSPGSIKREEKLEDLKLLFVHVHHLINEYRPHQARETLRVMMEVQKRQRLETAERFQKHLERVIEMIQNCLASLPDDLPHSEAGMRVKTELMDADDTNNCTGQNEQQRENSGHRRDQIIEKDAALCVLIDEMNERP from the coding sequence ATGGGTGAGCCGCAACAAGTGAGTGCTCTTCCACCACCTCCAATGCAGTATATCAAGGAATATACAGATGAAAATATTCAGGAAGGCCTAGCTCCCAAGCCTCCACCTCCAATAAAAGACAGTTACATGATGTTTGGCAATCAGTTCCAATGTGATGATCTTATCATCCGCCCTTTAGAAAGCCAGGGCATTGAACGGCTTCATCCTATGCAATTTGATCATAAGAAGGAACTGAGAAAACTCAATATGTctattcttattaatttcttaGATCTCTTAGATATCTTGATAAGGAGCCCTGGGAGTATAAAACGAGAAGAGAAACTCGAAGATCTTAAGCTGCTTTTTGTACATGTGCATCATCTCATAAATGAATACCGACCCCACCAAGCAAGAGAGACATTGAGAGTCATGATGGAGGTGCAGAAACGTCAACGCCTTGAAACAGCTGAGCGGTTTCAGAAGCATCTGGAGCGAGTCATTGAGATGATTCAGAATTGCCTGGCTTCTTTGCCTGATGATCTGCCTCATTCAGAAGCAGGGATGAGAGTAAAAACTGAACTAATGGATGCTGATGATACCAACAATTGTACTGGACAGAATgaacagcaaagagaaaattCAGGTCATAGGAGAGACCAGATTATAGAGAAAGATGCTGCCCTGTGTGTCCTAAttgatgaaatgaatgaaagaccatga